A genomic segment from Agrobacterium vitis encodes:
- a CDS encoding Crp/Fnr family transcriptional regulator, whose protein sequence is MPFQPYIPIVSNLRSHEPFALLDPKVLAEHERAFRIRKYLNGQTIFQAGDACHAVGIILSGGVHLSFQSISGHEVIFRELRAGEMIGDSELALGSTYGTSATATEETRLVEIEGATFTKLAQLPPVAHFWLHSNARKLQAALQFAEGLALQSLETRLARVLLELADRHGRTTPAGTLIDRVIPQHLLGQLINASRPKVNIQLQIWKSREVIQMQQHRILIVKPELLRSKAGWSIVAPQRR, encoded by the coding sequence ATGCCATTTCAGCCTTATATTCCTATCGTCAGCAATTTGCGGTCTCATGAACCCTTTGCCTTGCTTGATCCAAAAGTCCTGGCAGAGCATGAACGGGCATTTCGCATTCGGAAATACTTAAATGGACAGACAATATTCCAGGCGGGGGATGCCTGTCATGCCGTCGGCATCATTCTCTCCGGCGGCGTACACCTGTCCTTCCAGTCAATCTCGGGCCATGAGGTGATCTTCAGAGAGTTGCGTGCTGGCGAGATGATTGGCGACAGTGAATTGGCCCTGGGTAGCACCTATGGCACGAGCGCCACGGCAACTGAGGAAACTCGCCTGGTGGAAATTGAAGGCGCAACCTTCACCAAGCTGGCACAGCTGCCACCGGTCGCGCATTTCTGGCTACACAGTAATGCCCGAAAACTTCAGGCCGCCTTGCAATTTGCCGAGGGCCTGGCACTGCAATCCCTGGAAACCCGTCTGGCGCGCGTTCTGCTGGAACTGGCAGACCGCCATGGCCGCACCACCCCTGCTGGCACACTGATTGACAGAGTGATACCCCAGCACCTGCTAGGGCAATTGATCAACGCCAGTCGCCCCAAGGTCAATATTCAATTGCAGATCTGGAAATCGCGGGAGGTCATTCAGATGCAACAGCACCGTATTCTGATCGTCAAGCCGGAGCTTTTGCGGAGCAAGGCGGGATGGTCAATCGTCGCACCCCAGCGGCGGTGA